The DNA region ACATGTGGTTGGgtctaactcaaccctacaaaaccgtTGGTAGAGTGAAgactgcccccacttataaacacatgttcaagccatatattatccgatgtgggactcttacCAACTTCATTCTTGTAAACTTTGATCAGATAGTCTCATTAGGTATAATACATCTCGATACATACTAATTTTTCATAGTCGGTTATTTATTGTGGGCGTGTTTGTTGAATTTGCAATACGAAGGAGCTCAATATACTTTGTTTTAGTTTCCTACTTCTTGCATCATTCAGGAATAGGATTGAATTCTTCAGACATCAGAGTGGATTTAAAGGAACATATGTTATATAGAGATAGGACATGGGCAAAGACTCAATTCTTCTTTATTCATGTGTGCTTGTCTCCAAATTTCATTGAGAACAAGTTTCTATGTTTTCCTTGCAGGAAATGTTTATGTCTGAGTCATTGATGCAGTACTCTTACGAGGATCTGGACTCAGTATCAAGGATGGAAGACGTTATTTCTGAGTACCTAAACGGGGAGAATGCATGTGCTTTAGAAGGTAATATTTCTGTTCAGCACCTACCATACTCTGACAAAAAGACATTTCTCATTTTGGAAGTGGATGAAGAACGTTTGGGAATTCCCACAAGGTTATCTATGGGAGATATTGTTGAATCATATTTTGAGAATCTCAGACCTCAAAGTTTTGATGAACAATATCAGTCCATAGCAGAGGGAAGGGAACTGTTGGATTCTAAAGTGTATGACGTGGTGAAGTTGTTCTCAGAGGACTGTGTATCAAAGAAGAGTTTGATCTTATCAGATCTATTTCCTGAAAGAGATTTCTTAAATATGTTGGAAAATGAACATGTGGATGGGACATTGCAGGCTGATAGTGATCTGTTAGTGAATCTAATTACCTTCCAGGAGTTTGTGTTCCTTGATGAAGATATGATTAATAATACCTTTGAAGCTTTTTATGATACAAAAGCATTGAATGATCTTGAAGCAAGTGTCTGGATGTTCAAAAAAGAGTTTAATTTTAAGAGTTTTGATGAATTGGTTGTTAGTAATGAAATGGCACTAGTAGACGACACATTCAGATCATTGCCTGTACCTGTAATCTCTGACCACATAAAGATGATTTATGTACATGATATCATTGGAGAACTATTTTCAAACATGAAGACCCAACCTCTATCTGCATCTGATGGAATTTACTTAAACTGGGATCTACTGGAAGAAGATAAATGCAATTACAATATATCTAATTGGTATCAGAACATATGGGCCAAGATAGATATGAAAAACCATGATTTCAGAGAAAAATCTTTTGACAATAGAAAAATGATCTTTGATCTAGTTTTTTTTGGTGATTCAATAGTTGAGTGTGACCATAAAAATAGTAAAGAGTTGCAGAATTTGCTTTGTGATAGAATTTCTCAGCTTGACAGTCAGCCTGTAGAATTTGCTGTGAGCACACTTTTAGAACATGGATCTTCCAATAAAGGATGTCGAGAACAATTACTTGAAAAATACGCACAGAGGAAGTCTATGTCAGATATCAGCAACCTTCGTGATACTACAGGTAAATGTGACCTTCATCAAAGTGAGGAGTTGCAAAAGTTGCTTTCTGATAGCATTTCTCAGCCTGTAGAATTTGCTGCAGGCAAATTATTAGACAATGGGTCTTTCAATCAAGGACATCAAGAACAATTACCAGAAAGAAATGTTGAGAGGGTTTCATTATTATTTAAGTCTATGTCAGAAATCAGCAACCTTGATTATTTCTTAAACCCTCAAAAAGCAACTGTTAAGGAGAGTTGTTATTCTGCAGTAGACTCCACCAATGTTAACGTTAATATTCCAAAATATGCATCCACTGCATTGAAACCTGGTATACAATCACAAGGATGGCGCACTGTTCTGCATAGAGTTAAGCTGTCTGATAATATTGTGGCTCTTGCTAGATATTTTGGAAAAAGCTATCTGGCCATTTTGCAGAGTGATACAGAGCTGACAAAGACACATAAATCAGATGTTCATTGTTTTGAATTGCTGAGTCTTCAAAAGCACAAACTGATTGAATTCCATGTAAATGGAAATAATATGGCGTTTATTGTGTTAAGTGCAATTAAACAGGCAGTTTGGTACTTATGTTTCTATGGTCTCAATCCAGCATGCTTGTATCTAGAAAAACTATGTCAAAACATGGGCTACTTGAAATCAAGATTAGGCATCCTCCAATCTTTGATCAAAGATGAAAACAGGAAGATGGAAAACAATATTACTATGGCACACTCATCGCTAACAATTGTTAAGGAAATTTTACAGGGAAACATCAAACAGGATAGTTTGAAAGCTTTAATTGTGGCTGAAGAAGTATTCTGGTGGTCTTTGAAAAATCTCCTTCTCTCCCTGAGGTTATCATTTGGTGAACTAAATGACTCTTACCGTAATCTGCCCGAGGAATCTAATACTAAAATGATGGAACTTCTGAGTTCAGACTGCTTGCTGGTTTCATACAAGTAAGCATTTGTTTCAGAATATTTTTTCAGTATTGTTAATCAATCTCTGAAACTAGCAGTTTGTTCAAGTTTAGCGATTCTGC from Lathyrus oleraceus cultivar Zhongwan6 chromosome 1, CAAS_Psat_ZW6_1.0, whole genome shotgun sequence includes:
- the LOC127129743 gene encoding protein SHORTAGE IN CHIASMATA 1 isoform X4; this translates as MRTRYLNNDYFTLPPSQRHETIPFLHLPVPRLPTPLSSAVDHHLNFYSPLPDVSLYIDPFPIHSALSFFLSSVLPHKIAIPNPDPSSSVSDYPNNNNALLREADFIFEDHVTDADIEFSKESKTVARSNENEVAYEAFQFETPEQLDTLLENVCFTVKERMEMLSHTPEVENSMEMFMSESLMQYSYEDLDSVSRMEDVISEYLNGENACALEGNISVQHLPYSDKKTFLILEVDEERLGIPTRLSMGDIVESYFENLRPQSFDEQYQSIAEGRELLDSKVYDVVKLFSEDCVSKKSLILSDLFPERDFLNMLENEHVDGTLQADSDLLVNLITFQEFVFLDEDMINNTFEAFYDTKALNDLEASVWMFKKEFNFKSFDELVVSNEMALVDDTFRSLPVPVISDHIKMIYVHDIIGELFSNMKTQPLSASDGIYLNWDLLEEDKCNYNISNWYQNIWAKIDMKNHDFREKSFDNRKMIFDLVFFGDSIVECDHKNSKELQNLLCDRISQLDSQPVEFAVSTLLEHGSSNKGCREQLLEKYAQRKSMSDISNLRDTTGKCDLHQSEELQKLLSDSISQPVEFAAGKLLDNGSFNQGHQEQLPERNVERVSLLFKSMSEISNLDYFLNPQKATVKESCYSAVDSTNVNVNIPKYASTALKPGIQSQGWRTVLHRVKLSDNIVALARYFGKSYLAILQSDTELTKTHKSDVHCFELLSLQKHKLIEFHVNGNNMAFIVLSAIKQAVWYLCFYGLNPACLYLEKLCQNMGYLKSRLGILQSLIKDENRKMENNITMAHSSLTIVKEILQGNIKQDSLKALIVAEEVFWWSLKNLLLSLRLSFGELNDSYRNLPEESNTKMMELLSSDCLLVSYKHVSPLFPFNKFGIILEYGGPNGSSRISEFPSNSVGLLNLHFLTVELNDHAVLKALCQGVETPMLPDRSSGRTIGVGCESQGLYYLSVSSQTCSAKDSPLTIHAQLGHPSVSKLHKLVPNLSKVSNLHCESCQLGKHTRGQFPNRVKKRASSPFALVHTDVWGPSRTVSTLESRYFVTFIGDFSRCTWLFLMKNRSELFSIFEQFYQEIRTQFGMSIRTLRSDNAREYLSQQFQNFMSRNGILHQTSCLHTPKQHGVAERKNRHLVETTRTLLLHGNVPLRFWGDVVLTACYLINRMLSSVLNNKISHSIIFPNFPLHPIPPRVFGSTCFVRNLSPGLDKLSAQSLKCVFLGYHRSQKGYRCYSHTLQRYLVSTDVTFFESVPYFESSHVTPEPIQESTPTPFPAVINVPSTIIPHQSRAPNPPTSRPLQTYQRRHPTPVVPVPEVIPVHEVIADSPPTPPPSPDLILQPESDLPIALRKGN